Sequence from the Natronomonas marina genome:
TGACCGAGATGCCGGACTGGCACGAGATGACCAAAGAGGCGTACGCCGGCTACCTCTGGGGCGTCCAGAACGTGGTTCGCCAGCTCAGGGGAATGGAGAAGCCGACCATCGCCGCGGTGCCCGGGCCGGCGATCGGTGCCGGCTGTGACTTCGCGCTGGCGTGTGACCTCCGCGTCGTCGGGCCCGAGGCCGTCCTTCGGGAGGGGTTCGTTCGCGTCGGCCTCATCCCCGGGGACGGCGGCGCCTGGCTCCTCCCCCGCCTCATCGGCGAATCGAAGGCCAAGGAGTACCTCCTGACCGGAAAGGACATCACGCCGGAGGCGGCGGTGGACCTCGGACTCGCCGTCGAGGAGGCCGACGACCCGCTCGCGTCGGCACGCGCTCTCGGGGAGGACGTCCTGAGTCTGCCGGCACACGCGGTCCGACGGACGAACAGCCTCGTCGACCCGGAACGCGAGTTCGAGGCCTACTGCGAGCGAGCGATCGAGTACCAGTGGGAGTGTGTCAACGACGCCGAACACCACGAGGCGATCGATGCCTTCGCCGACGACCGCGAACCGGAGTACGACCGGGACTACGCCTG
This genomic interval carries:
- a CDS encoding enoyl-CoA hydratase/isomerase family protein; its protein translation is MYDDLRYETSNGITTITIDRPDVHNAFRAETIRDLNDALRAFGNADGEYVAVLTGAGGSFCAGADVTEMPDWHEMTKEAYAGYLWGVQNVVRQLRGMEKPTIAAVPGPAIGAGCDFALACDLRVVGPEAVLREGFVRVGLIPGDGGAWLLPRLIGESKAKEYLLTGKDITPEAAVDLGLAVEEADDPLASARALGEDVLSLPAHAVRRTNSLVDPEREFEAYCERAIEYQWECVNDAEHHEAIDAFADDREPEYDRDYA